In Treponema sp. OMZ 798, the following proteins share a genomic window:
- a CDS encoding phage tail protein — translation MNLQSNDKSHEALTVGSLKVLGNIDSGIINSIHTHLQSSDAAQSKIIADIEKLHENISADGVITANEKQILKKEVSIIETEYPIILQKAEKAKKSESEINAYKAAFKALRDYLFVELKIFDEMSEALEVDREAFNKKFADYYKSRAVLQVASDAENNLSFPPDTDLLGLINFDETPQALPTPDPSFTAWQSKIIEYDCTNRAEIKMTFEEAVNNVIILSGELKNDFTLQLFFNKQNGNGAKQYLIVYKLTGNFNVKIETEEADTNKISQNINAETFGLGCYAVVDFRGNVWAFEGNIKQSLIDEILQNTENTLNNTALQAITNFQNEVNSFFIAEKNKMLLFIQEKTNELENAHKDRLIKESGPIGEIRYFTGKKYTYGYLYANGYSFIPELYPEFYQFWLENFGNKNKKNYLGYDAFGYPKLPDLRGAALRAVDDGSGRGGASLALEYQGDAIRNIRGRVGVQGNDGYPNVTTGVFQTLDTGYIDSGTSQSSSYLRLLGFNASKVVPTAEDNRVKSYGVYPFIKVI, via the coding sequence ATGAATTTACAATCAAATGATAAAAGCCATGAGGCTTTGACAGTGGGAAGTTTAAAGGTTTTAGGCAATATAGACAGCGGAATTATAAATTCTATTCATACACATTTACAAAGTTCGGATGCTGCACAGTCTAAGATCATTGCCGATATTGAAAAACTGCATGAGAATATATCGGCTGACGGGGTTATTACGGCGAATGAAAAGCAGATTTTAAAAAAAGAAGTAAGCATTATCGAAACGGAATATCCTATTATTTTACAAAAAGCAGAAAAAGCAAAAAAAAGTGAATCAGAGATAAATGCTTATAAAGCAGCTTTTAAGGCTTTAAGAGATTATCTTTTTGTAGAATTAAAAATCTTTGATGAGATGTCTGAAGCTTTAGAGGTTGATAGAGAGGCTTTTAATAAAAAATTTGCAGATTATTATAAGTCCAGGGCGGTACTGCAAGTTGCAAGCGATGCCGAAAATAATTTATCTTTCCCTCCCGACACCGACCTTTTAGGCCTCATCAACTTTGACGAAACTCCGCAGGCCCTACCCACCCCCGATCCATCATTTACCGCTTGGCAATCTAAAATAATCGAGTACGACTGCACGAACAGGGCAGAAATCAAAATGACTTTTGAAGAGGCCGTGAATAATGTAATTATTCTTTCGGGAGAATTAAAAAATGATTTTACATTACAATTATTCTTTAACAAACAAAACGGCAATGGAGCAAAGCAATATTTGATTGTTTACAAACTGACAGGAAATTTTAATGTTAAGATTGAGACGGAAGAAGCCGACACAAACAAAATATCACAAAACATAAATGCCGAAACATTCGGGCTGGGTTGTTATGCAGTCGTTGATTTTAGAGGGAATGTGTGGGCTTTTGAGGGCAATATCAAGCAATCCTTAATTGATGAGATTTTACAAAATACAGAAAACACGCTCAATAATACAGCTCTTCAAGCAATAACAAATTTTCAAAATGAAGTAAACAGTTTTTTTATTGCAGAAAAAAATAAAATGCTTCTCTTTATTCAAGAAAAAACAAACGAACTGGAAAATGCTCACAAAGACCGACTTATCAAAGAGTCAGGCCCTATCGGCGAAATTAGATACTTCACCGGCAAAAAATATACTTACGGCTATTTATATGCCAACGGCTATTCGTTTATTCCGGAACTTTACCCCGAATTTTATCAATTCTGGCTTGAAAATTTTGGGAATAAGAATAAGAAAAACTATCTGGGCTATGATGCTTTCGGCTATCCAAAACTGCCTGACTTAAGAGGCGCAGCATTACGAGCTGTCGATGACGGAAGCGGCCGAGGCGGAGCTAGCTTAGCTCTGGAGTATCAGGGCGACGCCATAAGGAATATTAGGGGTCGTGTTGGCGTTCAGGGTAACGATGGGTACCCCAATGTTACAACCGGAGTATTTCAAACACTAGATACAGGTTATATTGACTCCGGAACATCTCAAAGCAGTAG
- a CDS encoding Bbp16 family capsid cement protein, which translates to MANLCLDKRLELSSDQAITTTAESQNAIDFGVDSCSADGKRIDFRIKEKFVGGTSLKFILQDSANGTSFEDKLTSPVFNTAALVESQKEPLYSLVIPKGLRRYIRVKYEVNGTFSKGKIHAILNTEM; encoded by the coding sequence ATGGCTAATCTTTGTTTGGATAAACGCTTGGAGCTTTCAAGCGATCAGGCAATTACAACAACGGCAGAAAGTCAAAATGCTATTGATTTTGGTGTGGACTCTTGCAGTGCAGACGGCAAGAGAATTGATTTTAGAATCAAGGAAAAGTTTGTAGGAGGTACATCCTTAAAGTTTATCTTGCAGGATAGTGCAAACGGTACAAGCTTTGAGGATAAGCTTACCTCGCCCGTTTTTAATACTGCAGCATTGGTTGAAAGCCAAAAAGAGCCCTTGTATTCTCTTGTTATCCCTAAAGGCTTACGCCGGTACATCAGGGTTAAGTATGAAGTGAACGGCACTTTTAGTAAGGGCAAGATTCACGCAATTTTGAACACGGAAATGTAA
- a CDS encoding terminase — protein sequence MIIWKPTKKQSLALQCPAFELFYGGAAGGGKTDFLLMDFLGGCNKHRENWRGILFRRTYKELEDIIIRAKELYIPMGAVYKKTDNVFNFPTGSFLRLRYLERDDDVSNYQGHQYTWIGFDELGNYSSDYCWRYMMSRCRSAKGIPCYMRGTGNPGGVGHGWLKKRFIDNQNPNTIYTDNDGNTRCFIPSRLDDNDYLIKNDKSYEKRLRLLPKYLYEALRKGNWDIIAGSAFEEFSRESHVIKPIALDPGVWFKFCSMDWGYSRPFSIGWWAVSRDGRMIRYRELYGCEKGEANKGVRRSAGSIAKEAYALSIAEGVNTMVADPAVWGKVDDGPSIADKFEAEGWKMVKADNDRLNGKMQFHQLLKSKGEDGKPMLLVFDTCFDFIRTIPLLLPSTTRPEDIDTTLEDHIYDETRYAIMSEYARHPGRALEKQNGQWNFRNKRTRGTSFDPYG from the coding sequence ATGATTATTTGGAAACCGACTAAAAAACAATCACTAGCCTTGCAATGCCCTGCTTTCGAGCTTTTCTATGGAGGAGCTGCCGGAGGAGGCAAAACGGACTTTTTGCTTATGGATTTTTTAGGCGGTTGTAATAAGCATAGGGAAAACTGGAGGGGGATTTTATTCCGTAGAACTTATAAAGAATTAGAGGACATTATAATAAGGGCTAAGGAGCTTTATATTCCTATGGGAGCTGTTTATAAGAAAACCGATAATGTTTTTAATTTTCCGACAGGTTCATTTTTAAGATTGAGGTACTTGGAAAGAGATGATGATGTAAGCAATTATCAAGGCCATCAGTATACATGGATAGGCTTTGATGAGTTAGGCAATTATTCCAGCGACTATTGCTGGAGATATATGATGAGCCGATGCCGAAGTGCTAAGGGTATTCCTTGTTATATGCGAGGAACGGGGAACCCCGGAGGCGTGGGGCACGGCTGGTTAAAGAAAAGGTTTATCGATAATCAAAACCCGAATACAATTTATACGGACAATGACGGGAATACAAGGTGTTTTATTCCGAGTAGATTGGATGATAACGATTATTTAATAAAGAATGACAAAAGCTATGAAAAGCGATTACGCCTTTTGCCTAAGTATCTTTATGAGGCTTTAAGAAAAGGTAACTGGGATATTATTGCCGGAAGTGCTTTTGAGGAGTTTAGCCGAGAAAGCCATGTAATTAAACCCATCGCCCTTGATCCGGGTGTATGGTTTAAGTTTTGTTCTATGGACTGGGGATATTCAAGGCCTTTTAGTATAGGCTGGTGGGCAGTATCAAGAGACGGACGAATGATTAGATACCGTGAGCTTTACGGCTGCGAAAAGGGCGAAGCGAATAAGGGAGTCAGGCGTAGTGCCGGAAGCATTGCAAAAGAAGCTTACGCCTTATCCATTGCCGAGGGTGTGAACACGATGGTTGCAGATCCGGCAGTTTGGGGTAAGGTGGATGACGGACCTTCAATCGCTGATAAGTTTGAAGCTGAAGGCTGGAAGATGGTTAAGGCCGATAACGATAGACTTAACGGCAAGATGCAGTTCCATCAGTTATTAAAGAGTAAGGGAGAAGACGGGAAGCCTATGCTTTTAGTCTTTGATACATGCTTTGATTTTATACGCACGATACCGCTATTACTTCCAAGCACTACACGGCCTGAAGATATAGATACAACATTGGAGGATCACATCTATGATGAAACACGTTATGCGATTATGAGCGAATACGCAAGGCACCCGGGCAGGGCCTTAGAAAAACAAAACGGACAATGGAATTTTAGAAACAAGCGGACAAGAGGCACAAGCTTTGATCCGTATGGGTAA
- a CDS encoding portal protein produces the protein METKKDGKELLADIKALFDILKDKRSMHEAEWQDVCTYIGSNVFDWDENKAEIKRPKRHTGRPSEYLKKLVSGLMGYTISPNVTWLKLSLNNNEMLEYAGVKDWLEQSEKALYEEFNRNNLYSQVSLFISNAASFGHGVMLIDEKKENAIRFLTIAEPEIYIAENEYGDIDTVFRYFSMTVKNIIARFGEENVSEQIKNDAKDIKGKNKEIKILHAVLPRDDYDESKLDSKNMEFASYYIDMDNNTILEESGYFELPYSIFIWEKETSSAYGGSPAREAIPDMRLLNKVEEARLKLAQLVSEPPMNVPDSMRGFESVVPAGYNYYERPDMIMTPINIGANFPITLETIQDIESRLRDKFHVDFMLMLQAQTAQKTATEVIELQGEKSALLSSLIVNQNKALSEIVIRTLNIMYRQGRFPEPPNILNGSDAVLNVDFVGPLAQAQKRYHQTGGVQTSLAISQPIIQMNPEVLDYIDTDKLLKNVLDTNGFPQSAIREDDEVAQLREQRAQAQMQAMQAQMQMQAQSDITNNFDKLNEPVKEGSPIQELSEQLQGGLGGANE, from the coding sequence ATGGAAACTAAAAAGGACGGTAAAGAATTATTAGCCGATATAAAGGCTCTTTTTGACATTCTAAAAGATAAGCGCTCTATGCATGAGGCGGAATGGCAGGATGTTTGTACTTATATAGGCTCTAATGTTTTTGATTGGGATGAGAACAAGGCCGAAATTAAAAGGCCGAAGCGTCATACCGGCCGGCCGTCCGAATATCTTAAAAAGTTGGTATCGGGGCTTATGGGTTACACCATAAGTCCCAATGTTACGTGGTTAAAGCTATCTTTAAACAATAACGAAATGCTTGAATATGCAGGGGTTAAAGATTGGTTAGAACAATCTGAAAAAGCCTTGTATGAGGAGTTCAACAGGAACAATTTATATAGTCAAGTGTCTTTGTTTATAAGCAATGCTGCATCTTTCGGACACGGCGTTATGCTTATAGATGAAAAGAAAGAGAACGCTATAAGGTTTTTAACTATAGCAGAACCCGAAATTTATATTGCAGAAAACGAATACGGAGATATTGATACCGTCTTTAGATATTTTTCTATGACTGTAAAAAACATTATAGCCCGTTTTGGTGAAGAAAACGTAAGCGAGCAGATCAAAAACGATGCAAAGGACATTAAGGGTAAGAATAAAGAGATCAAAATCTTACACGCAGTATTGCCTAGAGATGATTATGATGAAAGCAAGCTCGACAGTAAAAATATGGAGTTTGCAAGCTATTATATAGATATGGACAATAACACGATCTTAGAAGAATCGGGTTATTTTGAATTGCCTTACAGTATTTTTATTTGGGAAAAAGAAACCTCATCAGCTTACGGAGGAAGCCCTGCAAGAGAGGCTATCCCCGATATGAGACTTTTAAACAAGGTAGAAGAAGCAAGGTTAAAGCTCGCTCAGCTAGTGTCTGAGCCGCCTATGAATGTACCTGATTCTATGAGAGGTTTTGAATCGGTTGTTCCTGCAGGATATAACTATTATGAAAGGCCAGATATGATAATGACACCTATCAACATAGGGGCTAACTTTCCTATCACGCTTGAAACCATACAGGATATAGAGTCGAGATTAAGGGATAAGTTCCATGTCGATTTTATGCTTATGTTGCAGGCTCAAACGGCTCAAAAGACAGCAACGGAAGTTATAGAATTGCAGGGCGAAAAGTCAGCTCTTTTATCAAGCTTAATTGTCAATCAAAATAAGGCCTTGTCTGAAATAGTGATAAGAACTTTAAACATTATGTACAGGCAGGGAAGATTCCCGGAGCCTCCCAATATTTTAAACGGCTCGGATGCGGTTTTAAATGTTGACTTTGTAGGGCCTTTAGCACAGGCACAAAAACGCTATCATCAAACGGGAGGAGTACAAACAAGTTTAGCCATATCACAACCCATTATACAAATGAACCCCGAAGTACTTGATTATATAGATACGGACAAGTTACTTAAAAACGTACTCGATACGAACGGATTCCCTCAATCGGCAATAAGAGAAGACGATGAGGTTGCACAATTAAGGGAGCAAAGAGCACAGGCTCAAATGCAGGCTATGCAGGCTCAAATGCAAATGCAAGCCCAAAGCGATATAACGAATAACTTTGATAAACTTAACGAACCGGTAAAAGAAGGCTCGCCTATTCAAGAGTTATCGGAGCAGTTACAAGGGGGATTAGGTGGGGCTAATGAGTAA
- a CDS encoding major capsid protein, with translation MPNLSMTDSMTALEVMRRANNQDGFHIVELMAQTNEILKDMPMIEANDGTVHNTLVRTSLRSGTHRKYNEGIAPGATTTDTIRDRITMLEDYSIVDKDLADHSGNVKALRASEADAFLQGMGQTQAEELIYGDHGRNEAEINGLAVRLNKLSNKNVMNAGGSGNKCTSIYVCAVGNRFAHLIYPRGRKDCGVKTEDKGLQDWPMENGKVMPAYVQFFSTHYGLSIAHPDAVKRICNIDNTVPGDKIVEMILEAMLRLPQGAQGVSIYCNQDMLVKIDKAAWSKGNAVFTKEDPWGDMITHIRAGRCRRVDAILSTEQALV, from the coding sequence ATGCCTAATTTATCGATGACGGACAGCATGACAGCATTGGAAGTTATGCGAAGGGCAAACAATCAGGACGGGTTCCATATCGTAGAGCTTATGGCTCAAACGAATGAGATATTGAAAGATATGCCTATGATTGAGGCAAACGACGGCACGGTACACAACACGCTTGTACGTACTTCTTTACGGAGTGGTACACACAGAAAGTACAACGAAGGAATTGCACCGGGAGCTACCACAACCGACACGATCAGAGACCGTATCACAATGCTTGAAGATTACAGCATAGTTGATAAGGACTTGGCAGATCATTCGGGAAACGTAAAGGCTTTAAGAGCAAGTGAAGCCGATGCTTTTTTGCAGGGTATGGGACAAACACAAGCAGAAGAACTTATTTACGGCGACCACGGAAGAAACGAGGCGGAAATTAACGGACTTGCGGTAAGGCTTAATAAGCTTTCCAATAAAAACGTTATGAACGCAGGAGGAAGCGGTAATAAGTGTACATCAATCTATGTATGTGCAGTAGGTAACAGGTTTGCTCACCTCATTTACCCGCGGGGCCGAAAGGACTGCGGAGTTAAAACGGAAGACAAGGGCCTTCAAGACTGGCCTATGGAAAATGGCAAGGTAATGCCGGCCTATGTACAATTCTTTTCAACACATTACGGACTTTCAATCGCTCATCCTGATGCCGTTAAGCGTATTTGTAATATCGACAACACGGTACCGGGAGATAAAATCGTAGAAATGATCCTTGAAGCTATGCTTAGGTTACCGCAGGGAGCTCAAGGCGTATCTATCTATTGTAATCAGGATATGCTGGTAAAAATCGACAAGGCCGCTTGGAGCAAGGGCAATGCCGTATTTACCAAAGAAGATCCGTGGGGAGACATGATAACCCACATCAGAGCAGGAAGATGCCGAAGGGTTGATGCAATTCTTTCAACCGAACAAGCGCTTGTTTAA
- a CDS encoding site-specific DNA-methyltransferase produces MSNETEINNLLIGDCRNLLPSLPDKLVQCVVTSPPYFNLRDYGVEGQIGLEDSVEDYVNSLVNVFREVKRILKDDGTLWLNLGDSYAGSGKNRNAKGIDYGLKEEYEDARHKGRRRGIIKKTPLSGKLKHKDLIGVPWRVAFALQDDGWYLRQDIIWNKPNVMPEAVKDRCTKSHEYIFLLSKNKKYYFDNEAIKEPVVSIKGNNKTFRNGGVYTKKQSYFNSKKIEAETHGNKPNESGKRNKRDVWTIPTNPYTEAHFAVFPPALIQPCILAGSREGDIILDPFFGSGTVAEVAALFNRNWIGIDINEEYTPLYKKRLGLFS; encoded by the coding sequence ATGAGTAATGAAACCGAGATTAACAATCTTTTAATAGGCGATTGTAGAAATCTACTTCCCTCTCTTCCTGATAAGCTCGTTCAATGCGTAGTTACAAGCCCTCCTTATTTTAACTTACGGGATTATGGAGTAGAAGGTCAAATAGGATTAGAGGACTCAGTAGAGGATTATGTTAATTCCTTAGTCAATGTATTCCGTGAGGTAAAGCGGATATTAAAAGATGATGGCACCTTATGGCTTAATCTTGGAGATAGTTATGCAGGAAGCGGCAAGAACAGGAACGCAAAAGGCATAGACTATGGACTTAAAGAAGAATATGAAGATGCACGCCATAAAGGCAGAAGACGAGGAATAATTAAAAAAACGCCTCTTTCCGGGAAACTCAAGCATAAAGATTTAATAGGTGTTCCTTGGAGAGTTGCATTTGCTCTGCAGGATGACGGCTGGTATTTAAGACAGGATATTATTTGGAATAAACCTAATGTCATGCCGGAAGCAGTAAAAGACAGATGTACTAAAAGCCATGAGTATATTTTTCTTTTATCAAAAAATAAAAAATACTATTTTGATAATGAAGCCATTAAAGAACCGGTAGTAAGCATAAAGGGAAACAATAAAACTTTTAGAAACGGCGGAGTTTATACAAAAAAACAGAGCTATTTTAATTCTAAAAAAATAGAAGCAGAAACACATGGTAACAAGCCAAATGAAAGTGGTAAACGCAACAAACGAGACGTGTGGACAATTCCGACAAATCCATATACAGAAGCTCATTTTGCGGTTTTCCCTCCGGCTTTGATACAACCTTGTATTTTAGCTGGAAGCCGTGAAGGAGATATTATACTTGATCCATTTTTTGGTTCAGGTACTGTGGCAGAGGTAGCAGCTTTATTTAACAGGAACTGGATAGGAATAGACATAAACGAAGAATATACCCCTCTGTATAAAAAGAGATTAGGATTATTTTCTTAA